A region of the Sinorhizobium arboris LMG 14919 genome:
GCGAGGAGCACGTCGCTGTCGGCTGCGCCGAGCCGCTGAGCGCGCAAGCGTACCTGTGCGACCGCCTCTTCGCCAGAGACATAGATCACCCGGTGCTTCCGGCGGGCAAGGGCTGCCGCCGCCTGCATCAGCACGGTCGACTTGCCGATGCCCGGATCGCCGCCGACGAGCAGTGCGGATCCGCGAACGAACCCGCCTCCGGTCACGCGATCGAGCTCCGAGATGCCGGTTCGGATGCGTGGCGCGTCTTCGATCTCCCCGGACAGCGTCGTGAGCGCGACAGGACGCCCCTTCTTCGGTGTGCGCATGGGACCGCCGCCGATCCCGGCGGTCGGGTCATCTTCGATGATGGTATTCCACTCGCCGCAGCCGTCGCACTTGCCCACCCAGCGGGAATGGACGGTGCCGCAATTCTGGCAGATGAACTGGGTGCGGGCTTTCGCCATCGATGTCGGCTTTCGTACTTTGGCGGGAGGCGGGGCAGGTTCGCCGCCAGAGAATCACTCTCAGCGGTCACATAATGCCGCGGAATCGCTTTTGAAAGGACGATATTCCTTGGCCCGGCGTTCAGCCGCCCCCGACATAGGTCCGATGATAGCGCCGGCCGAGGCTCGTCAGCAGTTCGTAACCGATCGTGCCGCCGGCGCGTGCGACGTCGTCTATAGCGATGTTGCGTCCGAAAAGCTCGATGTAGTCGCCGGCCCGTACGGCTGTTTCCGGCACGTCCGTGACATCGAAGAGGCTCAGATCCATCGTCACCCGCCCGACATGCGGCACCTTGTTTCCATGCAGGAAGCCGAAGGCGCCGGAGGGCATCGCCTGCCTGAGGGCGACGCCGCCGCCCGAAACCGAACGGTGATAGCCGTCGGCATAACCGATCGCGACCGTTGCGATACGGCTGTCGCGGCCAAAGAGGACCGAGGCGCCATAGCTTGCGGATTCACCGGATGGAACCGTCCTGACCTGCACGATGCGCGCTTCGGCGGTGACGACCGCCTTCATCGGATTGACGGCGCCATTCACCGCTTCGCCGCCATAGACCGCGATGCCCGGCCGGGTGAGATCGAAGTGGTAGTCTTCGCCGAGGAATACGCCGGCGGAATTTGCGAGGCTCGCCGGCACGCCCTCGAATGCGGCCGTCACCTCGCGGAAGCGCTGAAGCTGATAGCGGTTCATCGGGTGTGCGGGCTCGTCGGCGCAGGCGAGATGACTCATGACGAGGACCGGTGAGAAACTCGCAGGACGAGCCGGGTCATGGGCGAGTGCGATCGCCTCTTCGACCGAGAGGCCGAGCCGGTTCATGCCCGTATCTACATGGAGGACGCAGGGGTAATCGCCCCTTTCGGAAAGCGTGGCCATAAAGACCGCCAGTTGCTCCTCAGAGTTGATGATCGGCACGAGATCGTTCGCGAAAAAGAGTTCCTCATTCCCCGGCCACATTCCCGAAAGAACATAGACCCGGCCTTGCGGAACGAGTGGGCGAAGCTCGGCCCCTTCTTCGACGCTTGCAACGAAGAAGTCGCGCGCGCCGGCGGCATAGAGAGCCGGTGCGGCATGCACCGCACCGAGACCATAGGCGTCGGCCTTCAGAACGGCGGCGGCGCGGGCTTTTCCGGACCGCTCGTTCATCGCCCGCCAATTGTCGGCGAGCGCGGTGAGATCGACGGTGAGCCTGCTGGAGGCGGAGGAGAATTCGGGCTCTTGCATACCGGAAACTCTGCGTGGGCGATGCCGCAGCATTACATGCAAGCGCCCTGCGCCGCAAACGAAGGGGCAGGACGGGTGGCGCGAGAGCACTTTTGTGCAAGACGAGCATTGCCTTGCCCGGTAAGGTCGGCGGATGGAAACGATCTCACAGGAAAAAGCCATCGACGCCATGCCGCTCGAAGGAGCCGAGCGGGCC
Encoded here:
- the alr gene encoding alanine racemase; translated protein: MQEPEFSSASSRLTVDLTALADNWRAMNERSGKARAAAVLKADAYGLGAVHAAPALYAAGARDFFVASVEEGAELRPLVPQGRVYVLSGMWPGNEELFFANDLVPIINSEEQLAVFMATLSERGDYPCVLHVDTGMNRLGLSVEEAIALAHDPARPASFSPVLVMSHLACADEPAHPMNRYQLQRFREVTAAFEGVPASLANSAGVFLGEDYHFDLTRPGIAVYGGEAVNGAVNPMKAVVTAEARIVQVRTVPSGESASYGASVLFGRDSRIATVAIGYADGYHRSVSGGGVALRQAMPSGAFGFLHGNKVPHVGRVTMDLSLFDVTDVPETAVRAGDYIELFGRNIAIDDVARAGGTIGYELLTSLGRRYHRTYVGGG